The DNA segment AATAGCCTCATCGAGCTGAAAATCAATTTCATTTATTACATCAAGAACTCCGGACAAATATTAAGCGCCGTGGCCGTCGATTTGGAAAAGGAGGAAATGGTACCGATCACCGAGTTGATGACCGAATCCATCTTGGGAATCTTGGCGCAACTCGATTCGATGGAGATGGAAAAGGGCGGCAAAGGTCTGACGGTTCTGGCGGACCAGATCACTTTTATTACGTCCCATCCGGTTTTGCCCAGTTCCGGCGAAGGCTCGTCGCCAGGAATCGTGGTTTTTGGCCGTTTTCTCGATCAGGATGAAGCCAACCGGCTGCAAACCATTACCAATACGGATGTCGAGTTTCTGCGCTTGGATCATCCGATGATGCCGTCGGATACGGAAGTGGCGCGACTTCTCAGAGGAAGCAAGCAGGAAATTCTATTAAAACCGCTGAATCGCTGGATGATCGCCGGGTATACCATTCTGAACGATTTTGCTGGCAAGCCGATCGTGATGCTGCGGGTGGATTTGATCCGCAATATCTACGAGCGGGGCCTGATGAGTCTGAAATACCTGGTCGGCGGCCTCGTCATCGGTCTGATTGTTATGCTGGTGATGATTTTTATTTTGTTCGATCGACTTATCATCGCGCGGTTTCATCAATTGAGCGAGTCGATGCATGAGATCGGCGTAAAAGGAAATTTATCGGGTCGATTGCCGTCGCTGGGGGCGGATGAAGTCGGGACTTTGGCCGTGCATATTAACGACATGCTGGAGAAACTCGAGAAAACGCAGGGCGCTTTGTCTTTCGAGCGGGAACAATTGATCTCGATTTTCGAAGGCATCGACGAAGCCATCTACGTGGCCGACCCGAACAGCTACGAGATTCTTTACGCCAATCAGGTTTTTAAAAACATGTTTTCCGGCGAAATCATCGGAAAACAATGCTTCCAGGTTTTACATGATTTCAAGGAGCCATGCAGCTTTTGCACCAATCATTTGATTTTGGGTGAAAATATCGGACAACCTTACGTCTGGGATTTTTACTATCCCCGACAGGGTCGGTGGTATCACTGCATCGACCGGGCGGTGAAATGGCCGGATGGTCGTTGGGTGCGGCAGGAAATCGCGATCGACATCACCGAGCGCAAACTGCACGAGGAACATCTGCAATTCATCAGTCAGCGCGACGCCGCCACCGGCCTTTACAACCAAGGCTATTTTCAGGCGCGGATGTGCGCCGTCAGCTTGCCGCCGGCCGGCATCATTGTCTGCGATGTCGACGGCCTCAAACTGGTCAACGATACGCTGGGGCACGATGCCGGCGACCGGTTGCTCAAAGCGACCGCGACGATCATTCAGCGCTGCTTCCGCGAAACCGACGTGGTGGCGCGCATCGGCGGCGATGAATTTGCCGTGCTGCTGCCGAACCTGCACCCGATCGCGAAAATCGAGGATGCGGCCGACCGGATCAGGCAAAGCCTGGCCGATTACAACGCGGCCAACCCGGAATTTCCGGTAAGCGTTTCCGTCGGCTTTGCCGCCACGGAACAGATGCCGATCGATCTGAATGAACTGTTCAAGCAAGCCGACAACAACATGTACCATCAGAAACAAACGCAAAGTAAAATCGCGCGCCACCGGCTTGTCGCCTCGTTGCTGGAGACCATGGAGAACCGCGGCTTTTTCGACCTGGAACACACCGACCGGTTGGCCGAATATGCGGTCGCCCTGGCCCAAGCGGTCGGTTATCCGTCGAATCATTTGGCGGATTTGCGACTGCTGGCCAGGTATCACGATATCGGCAAGATCGGCATCCTCGAAACGATTTTAAACAAAACGGTCTCCCTCTCCGAATCCGAAAAGGAATTCATGAAACGGCACAGTGAAATCGGGTGGCGGATCGCCCAATCCTCGCCGGACAGCGCCGCCGTTGCCGACCAGATTCTGCAACATCACGAATGGTGGAACGGGCAGGGTTATCCGGCCGGTAAAAGCGGCGAGGATATCCCGCTGGCCTGCCGGATTTTCACGGTGGCCGACGCTTATGACGCCATGCTGAGCGACCGGCCCTATCGCCAGGCCATGACCCAGGAACAAGCTTTGCAGGAATTGACGCGTTGCTCCGGCTCCCAGTTCGAGCCGCGGCTGGTCGAGGCTTTCCTGAAATTGATGCGGCCTTGAGCGGAAACCTGTTACGACATCACTTTCGGCACCGACGGCTATCCGGAAGAGATCGACGTGGACGAAGCCTGCAACGACGTCCACGAGAATTGCAAAGCCTACACGTTCGATTGCCCATAAGAGATCAAAACCCGCGGGAACCGGCATTCTGAGGAATAGCCGGTTCCCTTTTTTTATCTTTGCGATGCAACGGCACGGTTTGACTTTCCTGGGGCGGCGACGTACTTTTGTAAATGAGAATGAATTATCATTATCATCTGGAGTAACAATGGCCGTTCATTCGACAAGCCACACCGCCGCCGGACAGCCGGCGGCCAAACGAAGCATAAAAAGCCGGTTGAGCGGGCTTTGGATGTTTTTTCTGGGCTGGTTCGGCATTTCCGGTTTCCTCGTATCGACATCGACCTGCCCGTTTTGCGGCCAGACCGGTTGCCCGGTCGGCGTCGGCCAGGCGGCGGGAATCGGCTTCCTCTCTTCGTTTTTCATTTGGCTGACCGGAAGGCGAAAAACCCTGCCGACTCAAGAGGAGCCGCACCGGCACGAGCCGCCGGCCGGCGAAAACGACGGGTCACCCCGGGAGGAATGAATGGATCGACAAACCAACCAGCGCCGGGCGATCCGGGCGGTGTTTCGCGAACAGTCCCGGCCGCTCGACCCGCGTGAAGTTCTGCTTCTGGCCGGCAAAACCGCGCCGCAACTGGGACTGGCGACGGTTTATCGCACGATCAAAGCGCTGCTGGCCGAGGGATTTCTGGTGCCGGTCATCACCCCGAAAGGATCGACCAGCTACGAAATCGCCGGCAAGTCGCACCACCATCATTTTCATTGCCGCCATTGCGGGAAAGCGTTTGAAGTTCCCGGCTGCGTCGGACAACTGGCTCGGCTCGTACCGCCGGGTTTTGTGCTCGAGGATCATGAACTGCTGCTGTACGGCCGGTGCTTGGCCTGTCGGGAGCAAGCCGTCCCCGGAAAAAGGAATCGACCATGAACCGCCGTCGTCCCCGATTGGCCTATCGTTTCCCGATCGTTTTTATGCTGCTGTTGTTCCTGGCGGCTTGTCAGCCGTCGAGCGCGCCGGTTCCGGAACCGGCCGGCAAACCCTGGCGCGTCGTCGCCACGGTTTTGCCGCTCGAAAACCTGGTTATGGCCGTGACCCAGGGAGCGGCA comes from the Myxococcales bacterium genome and includes:
- a CDS encoding transcriptional repressor codes for the protein MDRQTNQRRAIRAVFREQSRPLDPREVLLLAGKTAPQLGLATVYRTIKALLAEGFLVPVITPKGSTSYEIAGKSHHHHFHCRHCGKAFEVPGCVGQLARLVPPGFVLEDHELLLYGRCLACREQAVPGKRNRP
- a CDS encoding diguanylate cyclase; the encoded protein is MRLRTKILVAISATAIVATALLAFFFTRIVLKHFTELETEYTRENVTQMVDTINDALNNQLTKTTDWAIWDDAEKFLRDGNKEFIKSNLQPNSLIELKINFIYYIKNSGQILSAVAVDLEKEEMVPITELMTESILGILAQLDSMEMEKGGKGLTVLADQITFITSHPVLPSSGEGSSPGIVVFGRFLDQDEANRLQTITNTDVEFLRLDHPMMPSDTEVARLLRGSKQEILLKPLNRWMIAGYTILNDFAGKPIVMLRVDLIRNIYERGLMSLKYLVGGLVIGLIVMLVMIFILFDRLIIARFHQLSESMHEIGVKGNLSGRLPSLGADEVGTLAVHINDMLEKLEKTQGALSFEREQLISIFEGIDEAIYVADPNSYEILYANQVFKNMFSGEIIGKQCFQVLHDFKEPCSFCTNHLILGENIGQPYVWDFYYPRQGRWYHCIDRAVKWPDGRWVRQEIAIDITERKLHEEHLQFISQRDAATGLYNQGYFQARMCAVSLPPAGIIVCDVDGLKLVNDTLGHDAGDRLLKATATIIQRCFRETDVVARIGGDEFAVLLPNLHPIAKIEDAADRIRQSLADYNAANPEFPVSVSVGFAATEQMPIDLNELFKQADNNMYHQKQTQSKIARHRLVASLLETMENRGFFDLEHTDRLAEYAVALAQAVGYPSNHLADLRLLARYHDIGKIGILETILNKTVSLSESEKEFMKRHSEIGWRIAQSSPDSAAVADQILQHHEWWNGQGYPAGKSGEDIPLACRIFTVADAYDAMLSDRPYRQAMTQEQALQELTRCSGSQFEPRLVEAFLKLMRP